ACCCTTGATAGTAGATACGGTGGAGATGAATCTAATTATATCATTGCGTTAGATCCCCGACTTCTTGAAGAAGTCGGGGATCTTGTCCTGGATGTTATAATATCAAAATATTTAAATCATCAGGAGTGGCAATGATGTTGTTAGAATTAAAGCGCATTCATGTACCACCAGGACAAAGAGTTATATTAGAAAATGTGACTTGGAAAGAATTAGAAACAATTATTGAAGAATTGGGAGAACATCGTGCCGCGCGAATTGCTTATGATAGGGGAAGATTAGAAATTATGAGTCCTTTACCAGAACATGAAGACGATAAAGAAATTATTAGCGATTTAGTTAAGGCTTTATTAGAAGAACTAAATATTGAGTTTAGATGTCTTGGTTCTACGACCTTTAAAAATCAATTTATGGCACAAGGTATAGAACCTGATCAATGTTTTTATATTAAAAATGAAGCTGTAATTCGGGGTAAAAAAAGATTAGATTTAACA
The DNA window shown above is from Anabaena sp. WA102 and carries:
- a CDS encoding Uma2 family endonuclease, producing MLLELKRIHVPPGQRVILENVTWKELETIIEELGEHRAARIAYDRGRLEIMSPLPEHEDDKEIISDLVKALLEELNIEFRCLGSTTFKNQFMAQGIEPDQCFYIKNEAVIRGKKRLDLTIDPPPDLALEIDITSRTHLNIYQGLKVPEVWRFENGILRINILQDGVYVESKSSLNFPDLPLIEVIPQYLEKSRTIGRNATLKAFRSWVNS